In Cotesia glomerata isolate CgM1 linkage group LG1, MPM_Cglom_v2.3, whole genome shotgun sequence, one genomic interval encodes:
- the LOC123275107 gene encoding uncharacterized protein LOC123275107 isoform X2 has product MLTTSETQLSTLVATMTDPNYKNWHIPRPSLVIGRVGDKESGDEYSVHNWVQHHHYNNLNSNSDSNAPSGKNSSSSQKSTVSAHSIASSGTLLLTAANLAAIQPPTLVPQKQKSADAASVASSTHFTVVNGLGRSVVMYKKSWCARHQLTVLVCTMSFLFMVGLLAGVLYMEMRVRDKYD; this is encoded by the exons ATGTTGACGACGAGCGAGACGCAGCTGTCGACGCTGGTGGCAACAATGACCGATCCGAACTACAAAAATTGGCACATCCCAAGGCCTTCTTTGGTTATCGGTCGCGTTGGTGATAAAGAAAGTGGCGACGAGTACTCTGTCCATAATTGGGTCCAGCATCATCATTACAACAATCTTAATTCCAATTCTGATAGCAACGCACCTTCGGGTAAAAATTCATCATCTTCACAGAAATCAACAGTCAGTGCACAT agcATAGCATCATCAGGAACTCTACTACTCACAGCAGCCAATTTAGCAGCCATACAACCGCCAACACTGGTGCCGCAAAAGCAAAAATCAGCAGACGCAGCATCAGTAGCAAGTAGCACACATTTTACAGTCGTCAATGGATTAGGCAGATCGGTAGTTATGTACAAAAAATCCTGGTGTGCAAGACATCAACTGACGGTTCTTGTTTGTACGATGAGTTTTCTTTTTATGGTTGGTCTATTAGCTGGAGTACTTTACATGGAGA TGCGAGTTCGCGATAAATACgactaa